From Quercus robur chromosome 8, dhQueRobu3.1, whole genome shotgun sequence:
GTTTTTCGTTCTTCACAATAACAGTTGGAGCAAACCCAAGTTATTCGTTTGAAACATTTTACAAGGTGATTTCCTGTCACATGCATGGATATTTTTCAAGGTTTAGTATAGTTAATCTGGTTTCTTATCCAGAAAAAggttaaaaagaaagaaaaaaatccatCTTATTTCTTGCTGGAGACtaaagatttattatttttgacatGCACGTGGTAGTTTAAGGTATGAGGTTTACAAATTATCTTTTGAATTGAAAGGATGTAATGCCTTTTGTGGTGCTTTCAGTATCTAGTCAATGCTTAGCTAGATCTAACAGCAGTTTTTTGTGTTGCCACTTGCCACCAATACAAGCAAAAGCCAAGTCATTCTTGTCTGAGCTGTTCCTTTAAGAGATTTTAGTGTCAAATGTTTTCTCTAGAGTGGTTGTGAGTGATGCTAGGAGATACAGGTCACATGGTTTGGTTTGCATGTCAGTTTAGTGCAAACTTGGAGGTTGATGGTGAGAACTGAGAACACTACTGCAGATAGTTATAGATTTGGCATGTGCATGTCAACACACACCATGtagttaaattaaattattttttatttttgttattgactTATTATTCTTGCAACTAGGAAAACATCTTCCATTGCCTCTGTGTGTGTTATGGTACTTAGTTGCTAACAAATGAACTTTTGGATAATTTGTGTTGAAAAGAATAAATCTATTTAGTTAATAGAGATATAGTCATGTTGATTgtaaaaattacattatattgaattttaaccctttttttatGGAGAATTCTTatgattattcaacatacatAACTATTTTTTAGTAGGATCTGATGATCCTTGATATGATCCGTAAATTCCTTCCACCAGTCCTACATAGGATACCAATTTTAACAACCTTGCTTGCTGTCACTCTAATACTCATAAAGATACAGTTTGGATATTGTGCAGGAGCAATTACCTAACGATCTGTTGCGAGTAGATACGCTATTTAAAAAAGCACGGGAAGCTGGAATTAATATAGAGGTATAATCCATTCATCTGAGTGTGCATTATTTTGATCATAAAACAATCATAGCATTTCTACGTGGttaaattattttccttttgcgAATAGGACAGCTGCGTTGCTTAATTATATACTCAAATAACACTTGAGTCTTTGTATAGAAGTAAACAGATTGATTTTCTTcctatttgtaattttatttaggCTTCTTTGAGAATCACTTgaagaatttaaaattaaatatatttttgctcCCATTAGggctattaaaaaattttaaatccaagGGCCTATTAGTGTGAGACCTATGAAAATACCTATAACATTGGTTAGGCTTATCTTTTCTTCCCAAATTAATGTGTTAAGCATCCATAGTTGACTCCAAAGTTAAAgggactaaggcttggttgttgcTGTAATTGTTGTTGTAGACATTTTCCATTTAGGTGAAGTTGGACTATTATTTGGAATTTAGTCAATGAACCTTATTTTTTACAGTGCAGGTCAATCGGTGGTAAGGACATTTCATACTTGATTTTGTCAGGGAAGTATATTGCAATTGCATTAGTGGACCAACGCAAGTTGAGGTATGGGATTCATGtaatttcctttttctatttttcttttttctttttcatgcatAAATGCCATTCTCCTTTAAATGacacaattaaaattattttttggcatctgtgtcttatttttttaagcaGTTACGACCAAGTTCCTTATTGCTTCTTGCAGCcaaagttttctttttgtttatttcatttacTGTTCTACTGAATATGCTTTTGCAAATTGAATATTTGAACTAAAGGGTATGCTTCTTCTTTCACAAGAATGAAAGCATAGCTTTCTTagatgttgtgtgagatgagtTAACGTTAAATGCTTCTGCCAATTTTTTTGCTTTGCAGTCAGCCTTGGTCTGAGAATTTAAGTGTTTCAGGCTTCTTTGGCAGCAACTCCTGCTACACTGGTGAGTTGTGCTATTCTTTTTCTAATGCAGTTATTGTTTGTATTAGATGATTATGACCTCTTAGTATATATCTATGTTATCATTCTCGATCATTGCAATTTCTCATTAAGTTATACAATCATGATTAAGAACAGATACTCCCTTGCTGAGATGTGAAATCTGTTTTATGTTATTTCTAACATTTCCTGGTTAATCAATTCTGCTTCTCAGTTTGTCTTGACAAGTGTATGTCattaagtttgtttgtttgactCATTTGTGTATGCCCCTTATAACTTCTTTACTGACAACTTAAGGTCTTTTACAGGTCACTATGTTGTGATTTGCGGCTATGACACTGATGCAGACGAGTTTGAGATTAGAGATCCTGCAAGTTCCAGgtattatatattttcattatcaTTTCTGAAAACCTCCCCTACTGTGCTGATCACCatggaaaaagttttttttttttttttcttttgtttgttagaAGAATATGAAGTTGTCATTCTTATCATCTTAATGGGTGCCTTTGGTTCAACAACATCAAACATTGATGTTATTGAGTATCTCACTTTAGTGAGATGATATTGTGAAATCAGAGTTGGAGAGCTATTTAACGATGAAATCTTATATATTCTTGTACCATTCTGCCAATATGTATGCACTGGGCTGCAGATTACCCCAATCAGGATGTCAACCTAAGGAAATTCATGACCAGACCAATAAGTTAACTTTCAGAGTTACAGTGATACAAGCGAGGTTCTTCTTTCAATTTATCTGTCTTGATCAGAATTTTTGCTATATTATAGTGTCCATAAGTTTGTCTATCTGTGACCATTCTGATCCATGTGCTCTACTCTAGCACAGAAAAAGCTTAATGTAGTGGAAAAAAGATGGATCCATGGTCTCCATAAATTGTTGCTGTTTTATGAAGTTTACAAGTGGTTATTGTATAATGGTTGAATTGCACTTTCCTTGGTTGTGTAACACCTGTTCACAGGAGTCATAATTATTTAGGTTGTacaaaatgggccaaggattTTAATCTCAAAAAGGTTATTGATTTTCTTGCTTCTCAGTTCCTGTTATGTACTTCTAAAGTTGAGCACAAGTTATTGCCATTGAGCTCTATctcaaatggcacctcctcTCCTTGTCAAAGCAAGATGGAGGGTGGGTTGGTGGTTCATGACCCTCTAGGTGCATGTATAACTTACCATTATATAAAAAAGCTGAGCACAAATTATGACCAATTTACTTTGATTAGCTTTATAATCATAGATGGCCAAATCAATTAACAACTGCAGTGCAGTAGCATGAATATGCATGCGCAATTTAGCCAAACATGCAGCAAATTGGCTACTACTGGGAGTTTAAACATCCACATAGCTTTGGTTACTATTTATATGCATTCTTTAAAAGATTCATATGACATCTTACTTCAGGATAGTGCATTGGACATCTTTGATAGCCTTTGTGCtgaaacattttcaataatGCTGAAAAAGTCGAGTCAGATTGGCATAATCTTATCCAGATTCACATAAATTTCCTGGTTTGATGATTATTGGtacaaaatcaagtttcaaattaTGTTTACTGTATAATATAAACATACATTTGAATACTGTGCAGGAAAAATGCTCGGATTTCATCAAAGTGCCTAGAAGAAGCACGAAAATGCTTTGGTACTGATGAAGATCTTCTTTTGGTAATCAATCTTATCTTCAGTGAACTTTTTCCATGCTTAGGGAGTTAGGGTGTCGTAGGAAAGACATTAATTTTTAATGTAGGGTTTAACTTATTGTGATGATTTTCATACTGAATTATCTAATattatgaaggaaaaaaaatggagagaagaaaaagaatataaaaagagaaattttttcaaagtgttATTAAGATTTTGAATTTAGCTTATGCAGTAGGTTAAAACTGATTTCCCTTTGATATAggtgttcttttttattttggtgcTAGGGGTGTATTTATCTGTTATAAATAGATTTCAGTTCTGGCCTAATGCTTAATTAATTTGGAGCTAGTATAACTTataaataagaagaaagaaCATAACAGAGAGAAATCTAtgcatgaaataaaatttaaaccaaCTGTGACTGCTGTACTATTTATCacatttttggtttggttttctaTGCAGATATCTCTGGAGAAGAGTGTGAAACAAAACAGCACTTCACCCCAAGGTCTCCAACTTCCTTCAAATGTCAATTTGGATTTATGACATTTTTCTTGGACCTCGGCACTAAATTTGAGTCAAGTTTTTGCACATACAAGTTGTTTGTGTATAGCATATAtacttataatttataatagcTTTTACCTTTCAGTTCTGATCGTTATCCCCAGCCCTCGGGATTACATGTATTGTTGCTTTATgaatatttattcaaataaaatataatctgTATAGTTCCCAGGCAATATTTAcgaattcaaaatttaaattgtgCATCTTTCCTCAAATAATGCTGGCAATTGGACCTTGTCCTGTAGATTCTGAAAGCTCAATTTCCCTACTACACATGAAGTGATCCATCTAATCTTCCTAAAATTGGCTATCTATttatccaaattctgaaactttagtATGTAAAATCAAATGACTTCCAAACTCTAGGAATGGTGTT
This genomic window contains:
- the LOC126697611 gene encoding guanylyl cyclase 1 isoform X1, encoding MWPLYFLFNKILNTDEEQESDGDCLSFVNSYPFEQRPSSARCHEAVLPRSYFVEVPHINQLDYWDCGLACVLMVLETLGITTCDFQALMELCPTNSIWTIDLAYLLHKFNVSFSFFTITVGANPSYSFETFYKEQLPNDLLRVDTLFKKAREAGINIECRSIGGKDISYLILSGKYIAIALVDQRKLSQPWSENLSVSGFFGSNSCYTGHYVVICGYDTDADEFEIRDPASSRLPQSGCQPKEIHDQTNKLTFRVTVIQARKNARISSKCLEEARKCFGTDEDLLLISLEKSVKQNSTSPQGLQLPSNVNLDL
- the LOC126697611 gene encoding guanylyl cyclase 1 isoform X2, with the protein product MWPLYFLFNKILNTDEEQESDGDCLSFVNSYPFEQRPSSARCHEAVLPRSYFVEVPHINQLDYWDCGLACVLMVLETLGITTCDFQALMELCPTNSIWTIDLAYLLHKFNVSFSFFTITVGANPSYSFETFYKEQLPNDLLRVDTLFKKAREAGINIECRSIGGKDISYLILSGKYIAIALVDQRKLSQPWSENLSVSGFFGSNSCYTGHYVVICGYDTDADEFEIRDPASSRKNARISSKCLEEARKCFGTDEDLLLISLEKSVKQNSTSPQGLQLPSNVNLDL